GATTTTGAATGTTggtgggaagatatatcaaacaaataaatcaacCCTCGAACGATACACGGACAGTATTTTCCCAAGCTTGCTGAAAGGCGGTGCGTCTGCGATAAATGAACAAGGACAGTACGTTCTAGATCGGGATGGAAAGGTCTTTCGCCATGTACTCAATTTCTTGAGATGCAGGAAACTGGTGCTTCCTGCTGGGTTTTGTGAATATGATTTGCTCCTGTGCGAAGCTAAGTTCTTCAAACTTTTTGCTCTCCAGAAAGCCATTGAAGAAGAGACACGTGGAGAGATCGGTCTGAGGGTTGGTGGCAGGACCTTCCGGATGACTATTAAAGAGGCGACGAGGGAAAAGGACTCCTTCTTCGACAAGATGCTGGACGGAAGGAAGATCGTTCCTCGAGATGCACTTGGCAACTACCTGGTCGACAGAGATGCGAGCTTGTTCCGATATGTCATGCGTTACCTTCGAGACGGTGGCCTCTTCTTTAACATGACAGAATTCGAACAACTGAAAAAGGAGGGGGAGTACTTTGGGCTCGACATGCTGGTACACCACGTTGAAAGCTTCCGTTTAATGAAGATATTAGACAAAGGTTGCCTGAATCTCCACCTCTTCTACCATGATGGCAGTGACCAATGTGTCATCTATGCCAACAAAGCTAAGATAGACGGATGGTTCTCATCCTGGAATATCTCCGAGATATGTTCCAAATATATAACCTTTAAACACGATCCAACAGATCTGGCTGGCGCATCTTCGTTTGTCGGGCTGTCTGGTTTCTCACTCTGCACAAAAGAACATACAGGTATCATTCCGATCATTCGCGAAAAGCTTGGTGCGAAACAAAGACCAAGGGAGGTTCCGCTGAGTAACGGCTGGACCAAGTTGCAGTTTACAGCTTAATCCTATAAGATCGGATATCTTGCGGTCCCtgtcctttgtataaaaaaatgtatattgtaAAGTGGTGCCTCTGGGTACAAGAGGAGAAGGAAGGGCCAAGGGGCAGTCTTAtcccgttgcataaaacatGGACCATCCGATGGTAACTCACATGGAATCTATGATTTTGACTGGCTGtggagcattgttaccatggatGGCAAATTTAAcataatagtaatttttttatgCACTGGGGCTCATGTCGCTTAAGCAGTTGATATCCTTCCGGGTGTGGGTGTTCACACTTTCTAATTCAGTAGGCCTATAGGTGTTCAGAAGTTCAGGGCGTTCAGACTCAATGGGTGTTAATTAGGGCGTTCAGACTCTATCAGAGACATGTTTGTAGTTTGATTGGTAGTTTCACTCTACGTCTGCTAGTACCTCTAATCAGTTTTAACGCCTCTTAGCACAGTAGGAGCAATGCCACAATTAGTGAGTGTGtgtatgaggggggggggtaggggacAGGGCGATCCAATTTGATTATTCGTGTGAGCGAAAAATAGGGTAAAACAGCTGTAAAATGTAAACGGAAGAAATAGAGCGTTGGAAAAGTGTCGATTTTAGAATACCTCCATTTCTCGGTGAATCAAAATGAAGTCTTAgtgtcagtaaatttatcattttttaccCTCCCAGTTTCAAAACACACTGGCGCTACCCTTGTTTTAAACCTGACATTTAGTAGTGAAGACATTTAGGAAAATAATATAAGAAGGTATTATTCAAGTCAATTCAATTCCATTAAATTTTTCGAGGCCCTCTATCAAATTCAAGCTCCTACTTTAAGATAGTGGCCtctcacattttttcaaattgatttatatgtatattataattaGTTCATATACATGTTTTAACAATGAAAAGAGACAAAAATTCCAAGTACCGTTTATATTTAATAATTAACAataaatggtggtgattttttacctgattgctaagaaagcatgaatgcttgtaagcaagcaaccagaggaccgacggcttaagctcctctccgaaggacctggtactgaggattaatgccttaccaaagggcactagcgcaccaagtgggaatcgaatcCTGGTCACCGGAATAtgagtcccccgctctaccgactgagctatcgcgcctcatTGATTCAATTAGAATAtaatgctatatattattatattaagatGGAAATGTATGCTCATTGTTATGTAATGTTGAAATATGAGtatgcttgtacatgtatactattattattgaaatgtggaaatcaaatgaaatctaTAGGAAACCTAgcacagtggcggaccgtgacccggaggagacaaagcattgggggggggggggggtgcacagcattgttcacagacaatgcagtgcccctcatgctttgtctcctccgggtcacggtccgctactgaCCTAGCATATAACCTAGGGCTATatagggccccgtcttacgaagagttacgattgatcaaatcaaccgcaactatggaaagccagcaacatcaacatctaaaatcatgtttgttcaaaacattttctaaatATGATGTGTATTCACACATTCATAATTTTCGTGGAAATTCAGTGcacttctctttgtttacaaaggacattgtgcagaTTTCCAGTAgaaagaaattatgacactaatggatttccatagagttgagattgatccgatcaatcgtaactctttgtaagacgggacccagaaTTTGTCGATACTTCACCGTACAATTAAATATTGATCTGAATTTTGAAtattacaaatagaatgtaaccacattaataatcaaataaaattcatggtAGAATAATATAAATCTTTACTTAATTTCGTATAACTATGCATGTATTGGCCTTTTAGTGGAGTTTTTAGTTCTACGAGACCATTGgtggcggaagccaaaaaaattggggggtccacctgaaattttgggatggacacactCAGGTAAAAATTgaacaagccaaaaaaaaggttatcaacatattttttttttattaaattttattattattattattattattttttttttttgggggggggggtccatcccccacctcaaatttaggggggcaggaccccccgcttccgccgcctatatATGAGACAATGTTTTGTGTGTAGATTGAATTTGCGGGTATACATAGTGCTTAGTGATGTCAACAAATCATGTAAATTGTACACAAATTATGTAAACTTCTTCTTGATGGATTTCTCAAAACCGTattgatttcaaaattaagaTCGATACTGCTTTTGAGCTTGAAGTCGTGAATGTGTGTAATAGGAATGAGCTTACTGAATGGCTGTAGTCATGTAATATATTACAATTTAGACGACAATGTGGAataatttatgtattatttttaaaaacaaatcttctATGATCACTTTAACATGAACGGTGTAACTATATATTTTGCTTCAGACAGTTGGTAGGCTTTAATATGTTTCTTTATGAGGTTCACATTTTGTAAATACAAACTTCATTCTTTAAAGTGAAAAAATGACTTTGTGTTATATAGTTTCTTAATGGTACTTTTGTGGTATGAGTTTTTAAGGgtaatttgtaaaattaagaaACAGTTCATGAATAATGAGATTAAAATTCATTATCTCTTTAATCCGATTCAAGTCATGGTATCATTTAATTTCCCCTTATTTAACTCATACAAATACACTATCAGTGTCTAACATTTTCTGCAAAAGAAACATGATGAATAAAGAAATTTTGTGGTTCACCTGTTTCTAaaagtaaatattttaaacaaatcaaCAATGTTTTTTGAAAAGTAAAGCTGAACACTGCTTTGGTTTTTCAAATCGAAGAAACTTCAATttctgaaaacaataaaatcaatatcatatccacaattatgattgtgatttcaATTTACTAACAAGATACGGATGACTGCGGTAgatgtatggaaagccaaaatgCGTTCCCTCAATCAtgatatattttagaaaaagtTGGAATATGCAGATTTGATTAATATcgcccccatcaaaatatatttcaaagtattttaaCGACAACTGAAATAGAATTTCACGATTGCTCATGAGTCATTATCTAATTACTTACGACTAACCCTGAAGATAATAGCTTTATGTATTTTGATTTAACTGTGTCAAAGGGATGTTAATGAATCTACTTAATTTtgctgtataaattatgaaaaatgattAGGAGTAATATTATTGAAAAACAGATATCAATGTATGAATATGtatacaaacaaaacaattgtGTAACTTACTTGACTTAATACATTTTAATGGACTATGTTTGTAGATATTGGCTTTGAGAAGGTGtcgaaataattgtttattttatattcatgtagTTCGTAAACAATATCATATTTAGGAAGTTGTGTGAATCTTGTAAATAGAGATCAAAACTATTAAAATTCCAATAATGGTATTTCGTTGTTTATGGTTTTTGCGTACTTTATATCCGCGATGTGTCTCATTGGGGAGGAACAGAAagcaaaacaaagcaaaaaaaataacaaaaaaaaagaaaaaagcacGTGTAATCAGTGTGATGAACCAAAAGATAAAGGACACCAAATATCTtatcagaaagaataaaatgagaggaGTTATAcaacttgttttattttcccctttattttaaatgtttcacattatctcctcctgaccttgacatatgtggtgtgaattatattttcccatgacatgttgtgctcagaaggaggcaagatgcaatttgaaagataatgaggaaaatctgaaaatttgtgtacaaagcaagtggagagttgtccacaaaatcagccattttgtaGCACGcttgccaatttgagaatccccatagaaagtacaagactttttaaacgtcaaaaacttgcttatttcataaccaattttgatgaaatttgttttaaattgttcctctcattttactttttccaACAAGATTGCTTCTATTCTTCGCTTTTGATTTCCTTTAACCAGAGCCATACGTATGAAAGATGCTCAATTTCATTATTGTCTGGGCGCGTTTTAATTTTTATAACGCGATTTATAGATGCGTCATACTGCTCCAtatgataaatttttttttttcctttccaaaCAAAGCCGTATGGCGTTGTAAATGTTAATGTTATGTTGTTTAAATTCTGCAAAGGATAATTGCAGAATGGGCCAGTATTGATGCATTCCGTATCCAAATGGTATACTCAATGGCAAACATATTTGTTTCATATCTTGCGCCCTCTATATCTCATAAGAACGGCCCCCTTTCATGGACATCCAAAATTCATCGCCTTTATTATATTCATATAAAGACTAATATTACTTACTGATCTGAGTTCGTGCGACTCACTCTTATTGCTCATTCCACtctaaaaatttgatttgatttcaagagggggagagagagaaagagagagaggagggggaggCAGGGGGGAGAGATACGTACATGTAAGCCATCTCGTGCACATGCAGTTCCTCACCCTCACTCACAGAAATATGTTAACCAACATACAAGGTTGGTTAACATAGTTATGAACCTAGAAACTGTTGCTTAAAAACGACTTATTTTTATCTGAGAGTATttctttaaaacaatttttgccTCATCTTGGGACCTGTGTCAACTTTATCATGGTAacaaattataaacaaaatttgCACCCTTCCACTTTAATGCAGGCCTCCTTGAAATAACCTCCCATCAGGGAATTGTTTCTCATCTCATCCTATTTTCTCGGGGTTTTTCCCCACCCTCaccagtttatttttttaaaggacaagtccaccccaacaaaaagttaattcaaataaaaagggaaaaatccaacaatcataacactgaatatttcatcaaaatcggatgtgaaataagaaagtttcgcttaatttcacaaaacagttatatgcatatcctggttggtatgAAAATgggatgacgtcacccactcactatttcttttgtattttatgatatgaaatgatttttctctattcattcaaatcaaaatttgtctggggtggacttgacctttaaataattACATTTGTATTAAATAAAATCTTTCATTCTCACAAactcatcattattttttgcgTAGTTCTCCGTTTGAGGTTTCACCCACGGACCCATCTATTCTGTCTTTGactctctttcttttattcacgAACACAGATCAGCTTCTCTCTTAAGGAGGAAACATTTCCTTTCCTCGCCTTTCCTCACTCTTTTGACATGTATCCCTTCTCCGAATATACCCCTCTCCCCATTTCCCGTCTTTCTCATCACACATTCAGACCATTGAAATTAAAACACACCATGCATAGTTTTAAGAAGAATAACAGAATTAGATATCACACAAAAGTACTCATTCACAACTGTTGGATCGAATGAAATATTACTTtactatataaaaaataatgctgtAAGGATAACAAATAAAGCATGTCTATTGTTTCATTTACATGCAGTAAACGTCACAAGTTCACAACAAGATCTTTGAAAAATAATCTCAAACACTTTTTCAAGaatatgaaaaacaagaaattaaaCACAGTACTTATGTCTGTGGTGTTATATAACACTTGTGTTTGGCTCTCTTGAGACAAGAAAATTATACACATCAATATTGCTCCTAAAATAATTtgtaagctacatgtacatgtatacaataatTCTCAAATGGCGAACACCCCAATAATGACTGCCATTGTGTCAGCATATGAACATCTACCGGTCGGTCAACTTATAACCGTAAcataaaggtttgcaatcagTCATTAatattaggagtgggctataaatgggtgaattttggttttactgtgggaacagtttttttgtgttccttttaccttatctcaacatgaaatgacaatattttttgtctcgggtccgagaaaaaagtgtgccgggccaaaatccaaaatggccgcccaaaccccccaaaatcacagttttggccacaacttttttatttggtggtcattttctctggttttggtgtctattcatatgttttggggggcaggcaatttgtttttcctaaaattagtacttttaaaccattatttgtagagttaaaaggtaattatacctaaattttcccatttttgtagccttttttcagccaaaaagtgggttttatcatcctggggttctgggatattagatggtacgagggcaacaatagcaagcagcttcatatagctatattgcttttattcctccactttgggttttacggatatttgtgaaatatatcttatcaaataaaagaaaatgtcatttatccataggggctatacggtgtacaatgcactgtacatactacacggcatatatccatgcattgaccaccatgtcatatgacaaggcctgtatataaactatagtgtcatagaaatgagcttcaaaggtttagaattagattgtgaatttgattccttgtcagctgatgtacatggtgaaaccagcaacgtaaattacacttacatgtaaatatcacatacatgtatatacgtacatcacatttttagccatatcttcttcatttggaggctatttttttaacctggttctggtgtctaactggcctatgtttatggggtcaggtaactactagtatcatggtaacgctgatcaacagccaatcagaataaaggattgcatgcaagttaccattaagttaagttaacataatggtaaatttttatgcaacggggcccagaatagctacagtgtaaattacctctctccgccccctgaattagcatatatatttgacaaaacatgtcctcaatttctgagacaaaacatatcttcaatttctgaggcatctaattctaaacctgagagctcatttctatgacactatagtttatacaagccttgttatctgtcatggtggccaatgcatttatgcagtgccGTATGTATGTACaatacattgtacatatgtatactgtatagccccaatggataattgacatttttttatttaataagatatatttcacaaatatccgtaaaacccaaagtggaggaataaaagcaatatagctacatgtatatgaagctgcttgctattgttgacctcgtaccatctaatatcccagaaccccaggatgataaaacctacttttcttggctgaaaaaaggctataaaaatgggaaaatttaggtgtaattaccttttaactctacaaataatggtttaaaagtactaattataggaaaaacaaattgcctgccccccaaaacatatgaatagacaccaaaaccagagaaaatgaccaccaaataaaaaagttgtggccaaaactgtgattttggggggttttggcggccattttggattttggcccggcacacttttttctcggacccgagacaaaaaatattgtcatttcatgttgagatacattacaaggaataaaaaaaaactgttgtcatattgaaattacaaaaaaagtatttttgacccatgtatagcccactcctattaaTATAAAACAAAGATTCCGATTAGTTACCGATCAACGTTTTGAAAATGCTTTTCTCATGCATGGAATTTGGTTGGCCAAGTGCTGCAAATTACGAGATCAAGTGGCAAAAGAACAGATAATAAAAGTGAAAAGTACAAAAAGTAACATGATTCTCACTCCtatttgtttgttaaaaataaaaagaggagcattttattttgtattcttctAAAATGATCACAATCTTAAATTATCAATTCATCTTGTCtttccatctacatgtatacaaagctttaaaaaatagtatctttttaataaaaagaatttaCGGCCATTTTAattacaatcaagaaaaaaaaactaaatacaataataaggaagtaaaaaattattctttttttaaatgctgGATGTATACAGGAACACGATTACAAGAACATCACACAAGAAAACTCTTTATTTAAATCCTGTTGGAAAAAGGTGTCAAAAAATGTTATTCGTCACAATAATTAGAATAAGGAAATACTCTCAATTTTAATAAATTGTTATATcatctttttcatgaatatGGAGGAAGTAGTTTGAAACTCAGCATTCCATAGAAGTGTGTTCTTAAATTCTAGTTTAGTCTAGGAATAAACCTATGGGAATTTACCTAAGGAATAAAATGCCACCCTTAAAACATTCCATTCCCTGAACCAGCTATGGTACACTTGAagtagtctgctgggcaaacccttcactcgagttaagggtctgaatgtgcagcctactcatgcattgcgtactgaaggccctcgcttttgtatgtgctagtctttgcgtggagacacacttgctgatcaaagtttcaatcagggtctgtgcctgcagggTACACTTGAAGAGTGTATCACAGTGCCTGCTACCAGTACCAAATCCATTAGTATCACATCCTTTgagttaaaaacaaaacatgt
Above is a window of Lytechinus pictus isolate F3 Inbred chromosome 15, Lp3.0, whole genome shotgun sequence DNA encoding:
- the LOC129278252 gene encoding BTB/POZ domain-containing protein KCTD2-like, encoding MADSLILNVGGKIYQTNKSTLERYTDSIFPSLLKGGASAINEQGQYVLDRDGKVFRHVLNFLRCRKLVLPAGFCEYDLLLCEAKFFKLFALQKAIEEETRGEIGLRVGGRTFRMTIKEATREKDSFFDKMLDGRKIVPRDALGNYLVDRDASLFRYVMRYLRDGGLFFNMTEFEQLKKEGEYFGLDMLVHHVESFRLMKILDKGCLNLHLFYHDGSDQCVIYANKAKIDGWFSSWNISEICSKYITFKHDPTDLAGASSFVGLSGFSLCTKEHTGIIPIIREKLGAKQRPREVPLSNGWTKLQFTA